CGCCTGCCGGTCGTAGAGATCGAACTCCAGGAAGAACGCCGGCAGCCGGTCGTACCAGCAGCTGTGCTTGGCAAAGCACCACTCGCCGTACATCACATAGCGGTCTTCGAGCCGTTCGAGCAGCGTCGCCTCATGCGCCGCGGCCCAGTGCTTGAACAGGTTGAACTGCCGCTCGCCCGCGCCGCCTGCCAGATAGTGGCCGCGCGATTGCAGCAGCAGTTCGCCTGCCGAAGTGAACGACACGGCCGCATTCGCGCCATCGAGTTTTTCCTCGATGACCACATGCTGGCTGTGCAGAGCGGACAACGGCGTCTGGCCGTCGTCGGTATCGCCGGCCTGCAGGCGCGAGCCTTCCAGATGCGCAGTACGCGGGTACTTGAGCAGCGGAATCGATGAAAGGGAAGAGAGAGGGAACACGTTGTTCTCCAGATGGAAATCAGGAAGAACCGACAACGTGCGGGAGCGAAGCTGGAAAGAGAGTCGACTTCAGTGGCCGAGGAGGCCGTGCCTGGTCAGTGGGAACGCAGCTTGGCGCCCGACATGACCAGCAGTGAAGTGGTGTTGTCGGCGTCAGAGGGTGATGACGGCGAATCGGGGCACTTGGCGCTCCAGGGGATCGAACGATCCGTGGGTTGAAAGAAAAAGAGTGGGCGATTCTAGCCATGCCCCATGAAAAAAGCCGACCCTGAGGCCGGCTTTTCGTGGGTGCTGTGACTTCAGCGCATCAGGCTGCAGCCAGCGCCGCAGGACGTGCCAGGCGCAGCGCATGCATCCACGCACGGCGCAGCACGGCCGGCGAACGCGATTCCTCGGGAATCAGCAGGAAGCCGCGGTCGCGCAGCGTGGTGCCCAGCGCGATCTGGCTGGTCAGCACGGTCAGCGGAATCGCCAGCAGCAGCGGCAGGCCGACAGGCATGAGCCAGATCAGTGCGCTCGGGTCGATCATCGCGACGCCGACGGCCAGCATGGCGATCACCAGCGTCATCGGGGCCAGCTGCGTGGCAGCGATCTTCCAGGGCACGGCGTTGGCTTCACGCGGGGGCGATTTCCAGTCGAGCTTGATGCCGGTGAGGGCGACCAGCACGAACAGCGAGTGCGCGAGCATGCGGACCGGCGCCTGCACGATGGCCAGGGCGCTTTCCATCACCGAGCTCTTCACCAGGCCCCAGGTGCCGCCGTACTGGCGTTGCTCGCCGCGCATCAGCACGGCAGCGATGCCCAGCACGCGCGGCAGGAACAACAGGCACAGGGTCCAGACCCAGAGGCCGGCCAGTTCGGCGGGCAGCACGCTCCAGCTCGACACGAGGCTGGAACCGCTGAGCCACAGGGCCGTGCCCAGCGTCAGGAACGCGAGCCACAGCGGCGCGGACACATAGGCCATGGTGCCGGTCACGAACATCGCGCGGTGCACGGAATGGATGCCGGGCTCGGCCATCAGGCGGGCGTTCTGCAGGTTGCCCTGGCACCAGCGGCGGTCACGCTGCAGTTCGGCCAGCAGGTCCGGCGGTTGCTGCTCGTAGCTGCCGACCAGGTCGGACACGAGCCACACGTTGTAGCCGGCACGGCGCATCAGCGCGGCTTCGACGAAGTCGTGCGACATGATGCCGCCCGACATGCCGCCGGTGCCCTTGATCGGGGCCAGCGCGCAATGCTTCATGAAGGGCTCGACGCGGATGATCGCGTTGTGGCCCCAGTAGTGCGATTCGCCCAGTTGCCAGAACTGCATGCCCAGCGTGAACAGGCGGCCCGTCACGCGGGAAGCGAATTGTTGTGCGCGGGCATGCAGCGTGACGTGGCCGATGGCCTGCGTCGCGGTCTGGATGATGCCGGCGGTGGGGTTGGCTTCCATCAGCTTGACCATCGAGGTCAGGCAGTCGCCGCTCATCACCGAGTCGGCGTCGAGCACGACCATGTAGCGGTAGTCCTTGCCCCAGCGGCGGCAGAAGTCGGCCACGTTGCCGGCCTTGCGGTGTGTGCGGCGGGTGCGCAGGCGGTAGTACACCTCGACCTGCGGCTGGTTCGGGCTGTCGGCGAGTGCGGCGCGCAGGTCTTCCCAGGCGGCGCGCTCGGCGGCGGCAGTCTCGGGGTTGTAGCTGTCGGACAGCACGAACACGTCGAACTGCTTGGCGTGGCCGGTGGAGGCAACCGATTCGCAGGTGGCGCGCAGGCCGGCGAACACCGTGGCAACGTCTTCGTTGCAGATCGGCATGATGATCGCGGTGCGGGCTTCCGGGTTCATCGGGTGGTTGGCGACCTGCTTGGCCGACAGCGCGTGCTTGTCACCGCGCACCGAAACGTAGAAGCCCATGAGGGCGGTCACGAAGCCGGTCACGACCCAGCCCGAGAGCAGGCCGTACAGGCCGATCTGGCCGTATTCGAGCCAGACGTTGTCGTAGTCGGGTTGCACGCCGGCGAACAGCGTCGATGCGATCACGGTGCTCAGCACGGTGAGCAGCATGAAGGCATTGCGGCGGCGGGCCGCGGCACGCTGCCACGGCTGCTTGACCTGCTGGGTCGATTCGGCGGATTCAGCGTCGGTGCCTTCGGTCGCACGGCCAGCGCCGAGCTTGACCAGGAGGGCGGTGCCGATGCTGTTCCAGAAACCGCGCCAGGGACGGGGCGTCATCGAACCGCGGTTGACGGGCGGTGCGGTGACCGAGTTGGGATGGCGTTCTTCGCGGACCGGACTGCGGTGCGAGAAATCGGCTTCGGTCAGCACGTTCAGTTGGGAGAAGTCAGTGGGCTTCATGTGATTTACCAACGTTGCTTGTCGAGGGAAGGGGTGTCGCCAATGCCCGGAAAGCGCTTGATGACGCAATCGGGTTCGGCGCCGCCTGCGCTGGCGAGCGCGGCGAGCGAATGACCCGCGGCACGGGGCCGCGAGAGGGAAAACTGCTTTTGACGCAGGCCGTCGCGCTGCGGACGCAGTGCGAAAGATGGGCTGGTAAGTGCTGTCATGCCAGTACAGGGGCAAACCCTGTGCCAGCCTGGGAAAACGCTTTCAGATCAATGACTTGGAGCGATCTGGATGCGTTTTTCGCTGGGGAGGCCCGCCGCAGGCCCTCAAAACCCCTGTTTTTGTCGCCGAATCCCGACAAGCCTTGAAGGCTCGTGGGAAATGGCCTTTGAAATCAACGACTTAGGGGCGTCGCTACTCGGCGACAGGGTCCGAGCCCGGAGCGACAGCATCGGCCTTGAAGTGGCCCGGCGTGAGTTCGTGCTTCTGCAGCAGGCGGTAGAACTCGGTGCGGTTGCGGTCGGCCAGGCGGGCCGCGTCGGCCACGTTGCCGTCGGTCAGCTTGAGCAGGCCGACGAGGTAGTCGCGCTCGAAACGCTGCTTGGCGTCGGCATAGGTCTGGACCTCGACCGTCGGCACCCGCAGCGCGCGCTGCACCAGCGCGAGCGGAATCAGGGGTGAACTCGACAGCGCGCACACCTGCTCGACCACGTTGAACAGCTGGCGCACATTGCCGGGCCAGGCGGCCGTGGTCAGCGCCTTCAGCGCCTCCGGCGCGAAGCCGGAGAGCCGCTTGCCGTACTTGGTCGACAGGCGCTGCAGGAAGTGATTGGCCAAGAGCGGAATGTCTTCGCGCCGCGCCGACAGCGGCGGCAGCGTGAGCGTCACCACGTTCAGGCGGTAGTAGAGGTCTTCGCGGAACTGGCCCGCCTCCATCGCGGCGTCCAGGTCGCGATGGGTGGCCGAGACGATGCGGACATCGACCTCGATCGATTGGCTTGCGCCCAGCGGCCGCACCGCGCGCTCCTGCAGCACGCGCAGCAGCTTCACTTGCAGGGCGGGCGGCATGTCCCCGATTTCGTCGAGCAGCAGCGTGCCGCCGTCGGCCTGCTGGAACAGGCCCTTGTGGTTCGCGTGGGCGTCGGTGAAAGCGCCCTTCATGTGGCCGAACAGCTCGGATTCGAGCAGCGCTTCGGGAATCGCTCCGCAATTGACCGCCACGAACGGCTTGTCGGCGCGTGCGCTGGCCTTGTGGATGGCGCGCGCGAGCAGTTCCTTGCCCGCGCCCGAGTCGCCGCGCAGCAGCACCGAGGCATCCGACTTGGCAACCATGCGCGCCTCGGCCAGCAGTTCGGCCATGCGGTTGCTGCGGCTCACGATCTCGGCGCGCCAGCTTTCGTCGCCGCTCTTGGCCGGCGTGCTGGCGGGGGCGCCGAGCGCCAGCGCCTGGCCGATCTTGTCGAGCAGTTCGCGGGCGTCGTAGGGCTTGGTGAGGTAGGTGAAGACGCCGCGCGCCGTGGCCTCGACCGCATCGGGAATCGTGCCGTGCGCGGTGAGCAGGATCACCGGCAGCGAGGGATGGCGCTTGCGGATCTCGTCGAACAGGGCGAGCCCGTCGCGTCCCGGCAGGCGCACGTCGCTCAGCACCAGTTGCGGATGCTCGATTTCCAGCTGGGTGAGCGCGGTTTCGGCCGAGGTCACGGCGGTGACCTGGTAGCCCGCCGACACCAGCCGCATCGAGATCAGGCGCAGCATGTCCGGATCGTCGTCGACCACGAGGAGGCGTGCGCCGGTGGTGCTCATGGTGTGGGCTTGTTTCCGTTGGTCACCGGTGCTGGGGCTGCCGGTGCCGGCGTGGCGGCGGGCCGCGCGAAGCTGCGTTCGATGGCGCGCAGCGCTTCGATGCGGTCGTTGAGTTGGTCGATGCGGCGCTGGCTGTCGCGCAGCTGCTGCACCTGCTTGTCGCGGTCGTCCTCGACGCGGCGCTGCTCCACATAACGGGCCGCCAGCGCGCGCGCGAGCGGGTGCAGCGGCTGCGCTTCGGGCGACGGGTTGGCGATCACGCGCTGCAGCAGGCCGAGGGCGCGCGCCAGGTCGGCTGGCACGCGCGTTTGCGACAGCAAGATCGCCAGCTGCATCTGCGTGGTCGGCGAATCGCCGGGGTCGCCGATGCGGGCGATCTCGGTGTTGAGCTCGCCGCCGCCGAGCGGCCGCACCTTGTCGGCATACGACAGCATGGCGGCCTGCGGGCCCTGAGTCATGAGCGTGAAGAGCGATGCCGGCTGCGTGGCCGGCGCGCGGGGCTCGGCCTCGACCGGCATGACGCGCGGCACGACGGCCGGCGGGGGCAGTGCATCGGCCTCGGCAGGTGGCTTGGGTTGCGTGGTGCAGGCGGCCAGCAACAGGGCGAAAGGCATGGCCAACGCCGCTGCGAGGATGGGACTGCGGACGAACGAAAAAGACATGGGTCGAAAAAAGAGGCGAAGGGCGCGAAGCGGTGATTCAGAGGGGGCGTGTCGGCAACAGGGTCAGGCCGTGCGCGGCAACTCGATGCGAAAACGTGCACCGGGCCCGCCAGGCTGCAGCGTGATGCGGCCCCCGTGGGCTGCAATGTACTCCTGCACGATGGAAAGTCCGATGCCGGTGCCTTTCACCGTGTGCTCGGGCTGGCGTTCGCCGCGGAAGAAGGGTTCGAAGATCCGGTCGCGATCGCCCTCGGCAATGCCGGGCCCGGCGTCGTTGACGTCGATGTGCACCGCCTCCGGCGTGCTCGAGACGGCCAGGGTGATGACGCCGCCCGACAGCGAGAAGCGGATCGCGTTGGACAGCAGGTTGGCGATCGCCGTGCCGAGCTTGGTGCGATCGACGGTGATCGCGATCGGCTCGCCCTCGGCGCGTACGCGCAGGCCGTGCGACTGCCATTGCAGCCGCTGAGCCTCGATCTGCTCCTCGATCAGTGGCAGCAGCTCGGTGCGTTCGCGGCGCAGCTCGCGCGCCTCGAAGGCGGCAGCGTTGAAGCGCAGCAGCGCCTCGATCTGGCCCTGCAGCGAGACGGTGTTCTGGTTCAGGATCTGCGCCACTTCGAGCTGCGCCGGGTTCAGCGGACCCGTCACGCCGTCCTCGAGCAGTGACACGCCCTCGCGCAGCGCCGCCAGCGGCGTCTTGAGTTCATGCGACACGTGCCGAAGGAACCGCGCCTTGTCGGCGTCCAGTTCCGTGAGCCGCAACCGCAGCCATTCGAGCTGCTGCGACACGCGCCGCACGTCGGCCGGGCCGCGGATGTCGATGGGTTCGTCCAGCCGGTTCTGGCCGAGGCCGACGATCGCATGCTCCATGCGCTTGAACGGGCGCGCGAGCCAGATGCCGAAGGCCAGCGCCAGCACCACCGCCAGCACGCTTGCGGCCACCACTTCGCGCATCAGTCGGCGGCGCGCGTTCTCGATGCGCTTGGCGAGCGCGTCGTTCTGCATCTCGATGAGGAACTGGGCCTGCTGCGCGAGGCTGGTGTTGAGCGTGTCGAGCTCGCGAAACTGCATCGCCATCGTGCTTTCGCGCGTGAGGGCGCTGTCGGCGCTGCCGCTCATCAGGCCCTCGATCACGCCCAGCTGCGCGCGCCACGGCTCGATGCTGGCGGGCAAGAGGCCGTTCTTCTCGAGCCGTTCGAGCACCTGGTGCGATTCGCGGGCGGCTTCGTCGAAGCGGCGGCGCAGCACCGCGTCGTTGAGCACCAGCGACTGGCGCCCGGCGCGCTCCATCGCGGCGCTGCGTTCGGCCAGTGACTGGGACGCGCCCGAGAGGCGCAGCGCGCGCGCCGCGGCGTCGCGGCTCTGGGTCATGAGCGCGTCGTACTGGAATACCGAGCGCAGCGCCACGCCCACCAGGAGCGCGGTGATCAGCAAAAAGGCAAAGAGCAGGAGCTGCTGGAACGAGCCCCGGATCGACGGTCGCTTCGCCATCAGTGGGCGAGCGCCACGGCGGGCTGCTGCAGCGCTGGCGACGATTCGCGCGTCACCACTTCGCCGCGCAGCGTGTAGGCCAGCGAGCGCGTGATGCGCAGGTCGGTCATCTGGCCGACCAGGCGCGCATCGCCTTCGAAGTTGACGACGCGGTTGCAGGCGGTGCGGCCCATCAGCTCGTTCGCGTCCTTGCGGGAGGCGCCTTCGACCAGCACGCGCTGCGTGCTGCCCACCAGCGCATCGCCGAAGCGGCGCACGTTGCCGTCGATCACGCGCTGCAGCGTCTGCAGGCGCGCGAGCTTTACCTCGTGCGGCGTGTCGTCGTGCAGCGCGGCGGCCGGCGTGCCGGGGCGCGGGCTGAAGATGAAGCTGAAGCTGTTGTCGAACTGGCAGTCGTCGATGAGCTTCATCATCTTGGCGAAGTCTTCGTCGGTCTCGCCGGGGAAGCCGACGATGAAGTCGCTGCTCAAGGCCAGGTCGGGGCGGATGGCGCGGAGCTTGCGCACCGTGCTCTTGTATTCCATGGCGGTGTAGCCGCGCTTCATCGCCATCAGGATGCGGTCGCTGCCGTGCTGCACCGGCAGGTGCAGATGGCTCACGAGTTGCGGCACCTTGGCGTAGGCCTCGATGAGCCGCGGTGTGAACTCGTTCGGATGGCTCGTGGTGTAGCGGATGCGCTCGATGCCGGGGATCTCGGCGACGTACTCGATGAGCAGCGCGAAGTCGGCGATCTCGGCGGTGTCGCCCATGCGGCCGCGGTAGGCGTTCACGTTCTGGCCCAGCAGCGTGATCTCGCGCACGCCCTGGTCGGCCAGGCCGGCGATCTCGACCAGCACGTCGTCCAGCGGGCGGTTCACTTCCTCGCCGCGGGTGTAGGGCACCACGCAGTAGCTGCAGTACTTGGAGCAGCCTTCCATGATCGACACGAAGGCGGTCGCGCCCTCGACGCGCGCGGGCGGCAGGTGGTCGAACTTCTCGATCTCGGGGAAGCTGATGTCCACCTGCGGGCGGTTCAGGCGCTCGCGGTCGTTGAGCATCTCGGGCAGGCGGTGCAGCGTCTGCGGGCCGAACACGATGTCGACGTACGGCGCGCGCGCGATGATGGCCGCGCCTTCCTGGCTGGCCACGCAGCCGCCCACGCCGATCTTCACGCCCTTGGCCTTCAGGTGCTTCACGCGGCCGAGGTCGGAGAACACCTTCTCCTGTGCCTTCTCGCGCACCGAGCAGGTGTTGAACAGGATGAGGTCGGCCTCCTCCACGTTCTGCGTCGGCTCGTAGCCTTGCGCGGCGTTCAGCACGTCGGCCATCTTGTCCGAGTCGTACTCGTTCATCTGGCAGCCGAAGGTCTTGATGAATACTTTTTTCATGGGGTGCTCTCTCGATGCCCTCCGGGAATGGAGGGCGCGGCGCGCGCGGAAGGCCTGCGCCGCCTTTCTTTCTTGCTTGCTTGCAGCGGTTACTGCGTATTGAGGGTGTCGTTCGTGGTGAACGGCCAGATGTTCAGCAGCGGCTTGTTCAGCGACTCGCGGCTGGCCACGGCTTCCTCGGGCGTGAGGATCCAGATCTCGCGCAGCAGGCCGGCGGCATCGCGGGTGTAGTTCACCAGGTACTTCTGGCCAATGATCGCGCCGGGCATCACCAGCATGTTCTGCGGACTGCGGATGCGGGCGCCGGCGCCCAGCCGGTCGGCGTTGCCGTCGAGTTCGACATCGGGCGCATTGGTCACCATGAACTTGCCGCGCAGCGTGCCGATGGGGAAGTTGCGCCCGCCGTTGAGCGATTCGTTCTGGGTCTGCGGGCGGGGAACCTCGTCCTGGGCACTCGCTTGCAGGGAGAACAGTCCGGCGCTTGCGGCGAGGGCGCACAGCGCGGTGAAAGTGAGGGCATTCGTGGTTTTCTTGCAGCGGTTCATGGGGTATATCCAGAGGCTGTGGAGCGGCGATTTTAACGAGGGGGTATGGCCCCCTTCACACCGGCCACAGCAGGTTGAGCGCGGGCTTGTCGGTTGACCTGCTTTACATTTCTTTACGGGAACCATGAACGCCGTGAGTCGGGCGCTGATTCAATAGCCAGTGTCAGCCCAAAGTGCACAAGAACCCATGAAGAAAAATGCTGCCATTGCCCTTGCGGGTGTGTTGATCGTAGCCGTCGCAGGCGGATGGTGGAGCATGTCCGGAGACAAGGCCGGGGCAAAGAATGCGAAGACGGCGGCGACCCCGGGGAACGGCGCCGCATCCGGCGGCGGCGCTCCTGCCCTGGTGACCCTGGCCACCGCCGAAAAGCAGGACGTGCCGGTCACGGTGCAGGTCAACGGCAGCGTGGTGTCCCTCAACAGCGTCGACCTGCGCCCGCAGGTCACCAACACCGTCAGCACCGTCCATGTGAAGGAAGGCCAGTTCGTCAAGGCGGGCCAGCTGCTCTTCTCGCTGGACGACCGCAACGACCAGGCCAACCTCGCCCGCGCCCGCGCCCAGCAGCAGAAGGACGAGGCCACCATGGCCGACCTGGAGCGCCAGTACAAGCGCAGCCAGGACCTGGTGGCGCAGAACTTCATCGCCAAGAGCGCGGCCGACGCCACGCTCTCGCAGCTCGAGGCGCAACGCGCCGCCGTGGCGGCCGACCGTGCCGCCGTGCAGTCGGCGCAGGTGGCGCTCGGCTATGCAACCCTTCGCGCGCCGATCGCCGGGCGCATCGGTGCCGTCAACATCTACCCGGGCACGCTGGTGCAGCCGACGCTGTCGCTGGTCACCGTCACGCAGCTCGACCCGATCGCGGTGAGCTTCCCGGTGCCCGAAGGCAACCTGCAGGACCTGCTGGAGGCCGCGCGCAACCGGGCGCCGGTCGAGGCGCTCGTCGCCGGGCGCAAGACGCCGCTCATCGGCTCGCTCGATTTCGTCGACAACACGGTCGATCCGCAAATCGGCACCGTGCGCGCCAAGGCCGTGTTCGCCAATGCCGACCAGGGCCTCTGGCCGGGCCAGTTCGTGGGCACGCGCATCACCGTGCGCACGCTCAACGGCGCCACGGTGGTGCCGGCCGCGGCGCTGATGATGCTGTCCGACGGCACCTCGCTCTACGTGGTCGACCAGGCCAAGACCGCCACGCGCCGAAAGGTGAAGACGCTGCACACCTTCGGCACCAAGGTGGCCGTGAGCGGCATCGAGCCGGGCGAGCAGGTCGTGATCGAGGGCAGCCAGAACGTGCGCCCGGGCGGCAAGGTCCGCGTCGACGCGAAGACGGGCGGGCCGGGCGCCGCACCGAACGGCACCACGGGCGTGACGCCGGGTAGCGCCGCTTCGTCCGAAGGTACGGACATCAAGCCGCCGCAGCGGGAACGCGCATGAACATCTCGGAGCTCTGCATCCGTCGTCCTGCGATGACGGTGCTGTTGTCTGCCGCGGTGGTGGTGGTCGGCATCTTTGCGTACTTCAGCATCCCGGTGGCGGCGCTGCCCAGCTACAACACGCCGGTCATCAACGTCAATGCGCAGCTGCCGGGCGCCAGTCCGGACACGATGGCGTCCTCGGTCGCGCTGCCGCTCGAAAAGCAGTTCTCGACCATTCCGGGCCTGCAGACCATCAGTTCGGTCAATACGCAGGGCGTGACCTCGCTCACGCTCGAATTCGTCAGCAGCCGCGACATCGACGCCGCCGCCGTCGACGTGCAGGCCGCGCTCCTGCGCGCCCAGCGCCAGCTGCCGCAGGAGCTCACGCAGCTTCCCTCGTACCGCAAGGTGAACCCGGCCGATGCGCCGGTGCTGTTCATCGCGCTGATCTCGCCGTCGATGAATCCGGCCGAGCTCAATGACTACGCCGAGAATCTGATCTCCCCCACGCTCTCGACCATCGACGGCGTGGCGCAGGTGGGCGTGTACGGCCGCAAGGCCTTCGCGGTGCGCATCAAGGCGAATGCCGACCTGCTCAACGCGCGCAACATCACGCTCGACGAACTGGCCAAGGCGGTGAATTCGGCCAACGCCAACACGCCGGTCGGCGTGCTCGACGGCCCGCGCCAGACGCTCACCATCCAGGCCAACCGCCAGCTCGTGAAGGCGGCCGATTTCGCCAAGCTCATCGTCGGCCAGCGCAACGGCGCGCCGGTGCGGCTGGACGAAGTGGCGACCATCGAGGACAGCTTCGAATCGGTGAAGACCGCCAGCAGCTTCAACGGCCAGGATTCCATCTCGCTCGCCGTGCAGCGCCAGCCCAATGCCAACACCGTGCAGGTGGTGGACGCGGTGCGCGCGCTCATCCCGCGTTTCAAGGCGGAGCTGCCGCAGTCGGTCGAGATCCAGATGGTGAACGACCGCTCGCTCTCGATCCGCGAGGCGGTGCACGACGTGCAGCTCACGCTCTTGGGCACCATCGCGCTGGTGGTGCTGGTGATCTTTCTCTTCCTGCACCGGCTGGTGGCCACGCTGATTCCGGCGGCGACCATTCCGATCTCGCTGATCGGTGCGGTGGCGCTGCTCTACGCCTTCGGCTACAGCCTCGACAACGTCTCGCTGCTGGGCATCACGCTGGCCGTGGGGCTGGTCGTGGACGACGCGATCGTGGTGCTCGAAAACATCATGCGCTACGTCGAGAAGGGCATGGAGCCCTTCGCCGCGGCGCTGCGCGGCGCGCGCGAGGTGGGTTTCACCATCGTGTCGATCTCGATCTCGCTGGTGGCGGTGTTCATCCCGATCTTCTTCATGCCGGGCGTCATCGGCCTCCTGTTCCACGAGTTCGCGGTGGTGGTGGCGCTGGCAGTGCTGGTGTCGGCCATCGTGTCGCTCACGCTGGTGCCGATGCTCGCGAGCCGGCTGCTCAAGCACGTGCCGCGCGAAGAGGGCGCGCTCGACCACGAAGAAGAGCACCCCGAGCCGGGCACCGCGATCGGCCGCGCCTTCGAACGCGGCTACCGCTGGGTGCACAGCAACTACATGCGCACGCTCGACTGGACGCTCGCGCACCGCTGGGTGATGCTGACGGCGGCGGGCCTGACCTTCGTCGTCACCGCCTGGCTCTTCGTCACCATTCCCAAGGGCTTCTTCCCCGAGGAAGACATCGGCCAGATCCAGATCACCACCGAGGCGGCCGAAGACATTTCCTTCACCGCCATGAAGGTGCTGCAGGACCGCGTGGCCGCGACGCTCAAGGACGATCCGAGCGTCGACTACGTGAGCTCCTTCGTCGGCGTGGGCGGCCCCACCGCCACGCAGAACTCGGGGCGCCTCTTCGCCGTGCTCAAGGCGCGCAGCGAGCGCCCGCAGATGGCGAAGGTGCTCGAGTCATTGCGCCAGCGCTTTCGCGAGATCCCGGGCATCGCCGTCTACATGCAGCCGGTGCAGAACCTGCGCCTGGGCGGCCGCCAGAGCAAGGCGCGCTTCCAGTACACGCTGCAGAGCGTGAACGCCGGCGAGATGGTGCCGTGGGCCACGCGGCTCATGGAGCGCATGCGCGCCGATCCGGCCTTCCGCGACGTGACCAGCGACTCGCAGAACCGCGGCCTGCAGGCCACGCTGGAGATCGACCGCGACAAGGCCGGCGTGCTCGGTGTGGCGGTGGGGGACCTCCGCACCGCGCTCTACAACGCCTACGGCGACCGGCAGATCGGCAGCATCTACGCGGCGAGCAACACCTACCAGGTGATTCTTTCGGCCGCCGACAACGACCGCCAGTTCGAGGACGACGTCTCGCGCCTCTCGGTGCGCAGCACCACCGGCAGGCTGGTGCCACTGTCGGCCTTCTCGACCATCAACCGCACCGTGGGGCCGACCTCGGTCAACCACCAGGGCCAGCTGCAGGCGGTGACGGTGTCGTTCAACCTCGCGCCCGACGTGCCGCTGGGCAACGCGACCGCGAAGATCGATCAGTTCAAGAGC
This region of Variovorax sp. RKNM96 genomic DNA includes:
- a CDS encoding efflux RND transporter permease subunit; this encodes MNISELCIRRPAMTVLLSAAVVVVGIFAYFSIPVAALPSYNTPVINVNAQLPGASPDTMASSVALPLEKQFSTIPGLQTISSVNTQGVTSLTLEFVSSRDIDAAAVDVQAALLRAQRQLPQELTQLPSYRKVNPADAPVLFIALISPSMNPAELNDYAENLISPTLSTIDGVAQVGVYGRKAFAVRIKANADLLNARNITLDELAKAVNSANANTPVGVLDGPRQTLTIQANRQLVKAADFAKLIVGQRNGAPVRLDEVATIEDSFESVKTASSFNGQDSISLAVQRQPNANTVQVVDAVRALIPRFKAELPQSVEIQMVNDRSLSIREAVHDVQLTLLGTIALVVLVIFLFLHRLVATLIPAATIPISLIGAVALLYAFGYSLDNVSLLGITLAVGLVVDDAIVVLENIMRYVEKGMEPFAAALRGAREVGFTIVSISISLVAVFIPIFFMPGVIGLLFHEFAVVVALAVLVSAIVSLTLVPMLASRLLKHVPREEGALDHEEEHPEPGTAIGRAFERGYRWVHSNYMRTLDWTLAHRWVMLTAAGLTFVVTAWLFVTIPKGFFPEEDIGQIQITTEAAEDISFTAMKVLQDRVAATLKDDPSVDYVSSFVGVGGPTATQNSGRLFAVLKARSERPQMAKVLESLRQRFREIPGIAVYMQPVQNLRLGGRQSKARFQYTLQSVNAGEMVPWATRLMERMRADPAFRDVTSDSQNRGLQATLEIDRDKAGVLGVAVGDLRTALYNAYGDRQIGSIYAASNTYQVILSAADNDRQFEDDVSRLSVRSTTGRLVPLSAFSTINRTVGPTSVNHQGQLQAVTVSFNLAPDVPLGNATAKIDQFKSELNMPQSIITTYGGDAAVFQSSQSSQAVLLVLAVLVIYVLLGVLYESYIHPLTILAGLPSAAVGALLSLKIFGFDLTLIATIGILLLIGIVKKNAIMMIDFALDAQRTEGMKPVDAIREACRLRFRPILMTTLAALMGALPLALGLGAGAELRQPLGVAVVGGLIFSQVITLYITPAIYLALDRYSGTGPMVDLPGEAKKAEAGVAGDAAAHA